One window of Streptomyces sp. NBC_00273 genomic DNA carries:
- a CDS encoding APC family permease codes for MSIDMGKPSTAGRAPGVEEPPDTGVGTPAAGDRHRLTALQGLAALSLDAMASVAYGPESIVLVLAAAGAYGMGFTLPVTLAIAALLAVLVASYRQVIAAFPDGGGSYAVAKRHLGKRTSLVAAASLILDYVLNVAVSVTAGVAALTSAFPELYGERVWICLGILVLVTAVNLRGVVESAKAFLVPTAVFVGSILAMVVVGLFREGPVSTASATGHASALGEGATAVGALLLLKAFAAGCSALTGVEAVANAVPSFRAPAARRAQRTEVALGALLGVMLIGLSILIGRFHLQPVEGVTVLAQLADASFGHNAAFYVVQFATMVLLALAANTSFGGLPVLMSLLARDNHLPHLFALKADRQVHRHGVLALAAVSAALLVFSGGDTNTLVPLFAIGVFVGFTICQVGMVRHWYGERPRGWQAKAALGGFGALLTGVSAVVVTATKFTEGAWLIVLALPLLVLGFEKVHRAYTEIGERLELGRIPQPPQRSRSVVVVPVSGLSRLTCQALTAARSLGDEVLAVNVIHPAPEDRQTTDALRRDWELWKPGVELIEVSSESRSLGRPVSTYVRKLAQTHPDAQVTVLIPETEPAHLWQRLLQNQRGSVVAHAVRRDTDAVICRLRFRITADAR; via the coding sequence ATGTCCATAGACATGGGAAAGCCGAGCACGGCAGGACGGGCCCCGGGCGTGGAGGAACCTCCTGATACCGGCGTCGGGACGCCCGCGGCAGGGGACCGTCACCGGCTGACCGCCCTCCAGGGACTGGCAGCGCTCTCGCTGGACGCGATGGCGTCCGTGGCGTACGGGCCGGAGTCGATCGTGTTGGTGCTGGCGGCGGCCGGTGCCTACGGGATGGGCTTCACCCTCCCCGTCACCCTTGCGATCGCCGCGCTGCTGGCGGTGCTGGTGGCCTCGTACCGGCAGGTGATCGCCGCGTTCCCGGACGGCGGCGGCTCGTACGCCGTCGCCAAACGCCATCTGGGCAAGCGTACGAGTCTGGTCGCCGCCGCTTCGCTGATCCTGGACTACGTCCTGAACGTGGCCGTGTCCGTCACGGCCGGTGTGGCCGCCCTGACCTCGGCGTTCCCGGAGCTGTACGGGGAGCGGGTGTGGATCTGCCTGGGCATCCTGGTCCTGGTCACTGCGGTGAACCTGCGCGGGGTCGTGGAGTCCGCCAAGGCCTTCCTCGTCCCCACCGCCGTGTTCGTCGGATCGATCCTCGCGATGGTCGTCGTGGGACTCTTCCGCGAGGGTCCCGTCAGCACCGCGTCCGCCACCGGGCACGCCTCCGCCCTCGGTGAGGGCGCGACCGCCGTCGGTGCGCTCCTGCTGCTGAAGGCCTTCGCCGCCGGCTGCTCGGCGCTGACGGGCGTCGAGGCCGTCGCCAACGCCGTGCCGTCCTTCCGGGCCCCGGCCGCCCGCCGCGCCCAGCGCACCGAGGTCGCCCTCGGCGCGCTCCTGGGCGTGATGTTGATCGGCCTGTCGATCCTCATCGGCCGCTTCCACCTCCAGCCCGTCGAGGGCGTGACCGTCCTCGCCCAACTCGCCGACGCCTCCTTCGGACACAACGCGGCCTTCTACGTGGTCCAGTTCGCCACCATGGTGCTGCTGGCGCTCGCCGCGAACACCTCCTTCGGCGGTCTGCCCGTCCTGATGAGCCTGCTGGCCCGCGACAACCACCTGCCGCACCTCTTCGCCCTCAAGGCCGACCGGCAGGTCCACCGCCACGGCGTGCTGGCGCTGGCCGCCGTCTCCGCGGCCCTGCTCGTCTTCTCCGGCGGCGACACCAACACCCTCGTCCCGCTCTTCGCGATCGGCGTCTTCGTCGGCTTCACCATCTGCCAGGTCGGCATGGTCCGGCACTGGTACGGGGAACGGCCGCGCGGCTGGCAGGCCAAGGCGGCGCTGGGCGGCTTCGGCGCCCTGCTGACCGGGGTCTCGGCCGTCGTCGTCACCGCCACGAAGTTCACCGAAGGGGCTTGGCTGATCGTCCTCGCACTGCCGTTGCTCGTCCTCGGCTTCGAGAAGGTCCACCGCGCGTACACCGAGATCGGTGAACGTCTGGAGCTCGGCCGGATCCCGCAGCCCCCGCAGCGCTCCCGCTCCGTGGTCGTGGTCCCCGTCTCCGGTCTGTCCCGTCTGACCTGCCAGGCCCTCACCGCCGCTCGCTCACTCGGTGATGAAGTCCTCGCCGTGAACGTCATCCACCCGGCCCCGGAAGACCGTCAGACCACTGATGCCCTCAGGCGGGACTGGGAGTTGTGGAAGCCCGGTGTCGAACTGATCGAGGTCTCCTCGGAAAGCCGTTCGCTCGGCCGCCCCGTGTCGACGTACGTGCGGAAGCTGGCGCAGACCCACCCGGACGCCCAGGTGACCGTCCTGATCCCGGAGACCGAACCGGCCCACCTCTGGCAGCGGCTGCTCCAGAACCAGCGCGGCTCCGTGGTCGCCCACGCCGTCCGCCGCGACACCGACGCCGTGATCTGCCGGCTGCGCTTCCGCATCACGGCCGACGCACGCTGA
- a CDS encoding amino acid transporter gives MATPARTSRLRAWMLEGLTAENSSPAAKEAAAQPHGRPWWRVMCLTGLDYFSTLGYQPGIAFLAAGLLSPLATIVLVLLTLFGALPVYRRVAEESPHGEGSIAMLERLLTFWKGKLFVLTLLGFAATDFLITITLSAADATAHMVENPHLTSTLHGHEVLITLILIALLGGVFLKGFSEAIGVAVVLVATYLSLNVVVVAVGLWNVFTQPQVITDWTTALTAEHGNPFMMIAIALVVFPKLALGLSGFETGVAVMPHVKGDPDDTDAKPAGRIRGAKKLLTTAAVIMSIFLICSSLITTLLIPAAQFEPGGEANGRALAYLAHEYLGSAFGTVYDVSTILILWFAGASAMAGLLNLMPRYLPRYGMAPHWARALRPMVIVFTLVAFLVTWIFNADVDAQGGAYATGVLVLITSAAVAVTIAARRAGERGWTIGFGIISAVFIYTTAINIVERPDGVKIGACFIAGIMALSLLSRLARVFELRVTHVELDDMAQRFIRDTANRTIRFIANEPDNRDREEYRQKKEQIRADNDIPAGDDVMFVEVTVLDASEFESGMRVRGEVLHDRYRVLTLESSSIPNALAALLLHVRDETGQRPHIYFEWTEGNPMANFFRFFLFGQGEVAPVTREVIREAEPDRTRRPHIHAG, from the coding sequence ATGGCCACCCCTGCCCGCACGTCACGCCTGCGCGCGTGGATGCTGGAAGGCTTGACCGCCGAGAACAGTTCGCCCGCAGCCAAGGAGGCGGCCGCCCAGCCGCACGGTCGGCCCTGGTGGCGGGTCATGTGCCTGACGGGTCTCGACTACTTCTCCACCCTCGGCTACCAGCCCGGCATCGCGTTCCTCGCGGCCGGACTGCTCTCGCCGCTGGCGACCATCGTGCTCGTGCTGCTCACCCTCTTCGGCGCGCTGCCCGTGTACCGGCGCGTCGCGGAGGAGAGCCCGCACGGCGAGGGCTCGATCGCGATGCTGGAGCGTCTGCTGACCTTCTGGAAGGGGAAGCTGTTCGTCCTGACCCTGCTCGGGTTCGCGGCGACCGACTTCCTCATCACGATCACCCTCTCCGCGGCGGACGCGACCGCGCACATGGTCGAGAACCCGCACCTCACCAGCACCCTGCACGGCCACGAAGTACTGATCACCCTGATCCTGATCGCCCTGTTGGGCGGGGTGTTCCTGAAGGGGTTCAGCGAGGCCATCGGCGTCGCCGTGGTCCTGGTGGCCACCTATCTCAGCCTGAACGTCGTCGTCGTGGCGGTCGGGCTGTGGAACGTGTTCACGCAGCCGCAGGTCATCACCGACTGGACGACCGCACTGACCGCCGAGCACGGAAATCCGTTCATGATGATCGCCATCGCGCTCGTCGTGTTCCCGAAGCTCGCACTGGGCCTGTCAGGGTTCGAGACGGGCGTGGCGGTCATGCCGCACGTGAAGGGCGACCCGGACGACACCGATGCGAAGCCCGCGGGCCGGATCCGCGGTGCGAAGAAGCTGCTGACCACAGCGGCCGTGATCATGAGCATCTTCCTGATCTGCTCCAGCCTGATCACGACCCTGCTGATCCCGGCCGCCCAGTTCGAGCCGGGCGGCGAGGCCAACGGCCGAGCGCTGGCCTACCTGGCGCACGAGTACCTCGGTTCCGCCTTCGGCACGGTCTACGACGTCTCCACGATCCTGATCCTGTGGTTCGCGGGCGCCTCCGCCATGGCGGGCCTGCTGAACCTGATGCCGCGCTACCTGCCCCGGTACGGCATGGCCCCGCACTGGGCCCGCGCCCTGCGACCGATGGTCATCGTGTTCACCCTCGTCGCGTTCCTCGTCACCTGGATCTTCAACGCCGACGTCGACGCCCAGGGCGGCGCGTACGCCACCGGTGTCCTCGTGCTGATCACCTCGGCCGCGGTCGCCGTGACCATCGCCGCCCGGCGGGCGGGGGAGCGCGGCTGGACCATCGGCTTCGGCATCATTTCCGCCGTCTTCATCTACACGACCGCCATCAACATCGTGGAACGCCCCGACGGCGTGAAGATCGGCGCCTGTTTCATCGCCGGCATCATGGCCCTCTCCCTTCTATCCCGCCTCGCCCGCGTCTTCGAGCTGCGCGTCACGCACGTGGAGCTCGACGACATGGCCCAGCGGTTCATCCGCGACACCGCCAACCGCACGATCCGTTTCATCGCGAACGAGCCCGACAACCGGGACCGCGAGGAGTACCGGCAGAAGAAGGAACAGATCCGCGCGGACAACGACATCCCCGCCGGGGACGACGTGATGTTCGTCGAGGTCACGGTCCTGGACGCGTCCGAGTTCGAATCGGGCATGCGCGTACGCGGCGAAGTGCTGCACGACCGCTACCGCGTCCTGACCCTGGAGAGCTCCAGCATCCCCAACGCGCTGGCCGCGCTCCTGCTCCACGTACGCGACGAGACCGGCCAGCGCCCGCACATCTACTTCGAGTGGACCGAGGGCAACCCCATGGCCAACTTCTTCCGCTTCTTCCTCTTCGGCCAGGGCGAGGTCGCCCCCGTCACCCGCGAGGTCATCCGGGAAGCCGAACCGGACCGCACCCGCCGCCCCCACATCCACGCGGGCTGA
- the lysA gene encoding diaminopimelate decarboxylase yields MTTAVLSEVATGADDLSIWPASTQRLPQGDLAVGGVSLAEVAERFETPVYVLDEGDVRGRCRTYQNAFPDADVHYAAKAFLCRAMVRWVEEEGLGLDVCSAGELELAVTAGFPPERIVLHGNAKSPRDLAAALRLGVGRIVIDGPSEIARIAAAVGPEGHQKVMVRVVPGVSAGGHDKIRTGTDDQKFGLSLTDGGAQHAIARILSQPQLELTGLHCHIGSQVTEVKPYLVALRRMVGLMARIRDTHGVVLPELDMGGGHGIAYRPGEPALDLTALARRLRAELIEGCAAARLIVPRLLIEPGRAVVGPAAVALYRVLAVKHTGEKVFVAVDGGMSDNPRPALYGVRYAPRLIGRRSTAGARTATVVGRHCEAGDVLAADVDLPGDVHPGDLLAVPVAGAYQLSMASGYNLVGRPAVIAVHEGAARILVRRETLEDFRSRDIGR; encoded by the coding sequence ATGACCACTGCCGTACTCTCCGAGGTCGCCACCGGCGCCGACGACCTGTCCATATGGCCCGCGTCCACGCAGCGGCTCCCGCAGGGCGACCTGGCCGTCGGCGGGGTGTCGCTCGCCGAGGTCGCCGAGCGGTTCGAGACCCCGGTCTACGTCCTGGACGAGGGCGATGTGCGCGGGCGCTGCCGGACGTATCAGAACGCCTTCCCCGACGCCGACGTCCACTACGCCGCGAAGGCCTTCCTCTGCCGCGCGATGGTGCGCTGGGTGGAGGAGGAAGGGCTGGGCCTGGACGTCTGCTCCGCCGGGGAGCTGGAGCTCGCCGTCACCGCGGGCTTCCCACCGGAGCGGATCGTGCTGCACGGCAACGCAAAGTCGCCCCGCGACCTGGCGGCGGCGCTGCGGCTCGGCGTGGGGCGCATCGTCATCGACGGTCCGTCCGAAATCGCCCGGATCGCGGCCGCCGTCGGCCCCGAGGGGCACCAGAAGGTCATGGTGCGGGTGGTGCCGGGCGTCTCGGCCGGCGGCCACGACAAGATCCGCACCGGTACGGACGACCAGAAGTTCGGCCTGTCCCTCACCGACGGGGGCGCGCAGCACGCCATCGCCCGGATCCTGAGCCAGCCGCAGCTCGAGCTGACCGGCCTGCACTGCCACATCGGCTCCCAGGTCACCGAAGTGAAGCCGTACCTGGTGGCCCTGCGCCGCATGGTCGGGTTGATGGCCCGCATCCGCGACACGCACGGCGTCGTCCTGCCCGAACTGGACATGGGTGGCGGCCACGGCATCGCCTACCGGCCCGGAGAACCCGCCCTCGACCTCACCGCGCTGGCGCGACGGCTGCGCGCCGAGCTGATCGAAGGATGCGCCGCCGCCCGGCTGATCGTCCCCCGCCTCCTCATCGAGCCCGGACGAGCCGTCGTCGGGCCCGCCGCAGTGGCCTTGTACCGGGTGCTCGCCGTCAAGCACACCGGGGAGAAGGTGTTCGTCGCCGTCGACGGCGGCATGAGCGACAACCCCCGCCCCGCCCTGTACGGGGTGCGCTACGCGCCCCGCCTGATCGGCCGCCGCTCGACGGCCGGAGCCCGTACGGCCACGGTCGTCGGACGGCACTGCGAAGCCGGTGACGTCCTCGCAGCCGACGTGGATCTGCCCGGCGACGTCCACCCCGGCGACCTGCTCGCCGTACCGGTGGCCGGCGCCTACCAGCTGTCCATGGCCTCCGGCTACAACCTCGTCGGCCGGCCCGCGGTCATCGCGGTCCACGAGGGCGCGGCCCGGATCCTGGTCCGGCGCGAGACGCTGGAGGACTTCCGCAGCCGGGACATCGGCAGGTAG
- the kdpA gene encoding potassium-transporting ATPase subunit KdpA: MSPVLAGVLQLLALMAALALAYRPLGDYMARVYSSEKHYKPEKWIYKAIGANPSAEMRWPAYLRGVLAFSAVSVLFLYALQRAQGILPGSLGFAAIDPDQAFNTAASFVANTNWQSYYGEQAMGHVVQTGGLAVQNFVSAAVGMTVAVALVRGFARSRTGELGNFWADLVRGTVRILLPISVIGAIVLVACGAIQNFAGIHEVGQFMGGTQQWNGGAVASQEVIKELGTNGGGYFNANSAHPFENPTPFSNLFEIFLILLIPFAMTRTFGRMVGNLRQGYAILATMGVIWVGFTALMMWTEFAHHGPALQAAGGAVEGKETRFGIGASAIFSVATTLTSTGAVNSFHSSYTGLGGGIQLLGMQLGEIAPGGVGSGLYGILIMAIIAVFIAGLMVGRTPEYLGKKISTREIKLAACYILITPALVLCFTAAAMALPTPGNSMANPGAHGFSEILYAYTSGANNNGSAFAGLNADTQWFNSTIGIAMLLGRFLPMVFVLALAGSLAAQKPVPETAGTLRTDKPLYAGLLVGTILIITGLTYFPALALGPLAEGLAS; the protein is encoded by the coding sequence ATGAGTCCCGTTCTCGCTGGTGTGCTCCAGCTCCTCGCACTGATGGCCGCGCTCGCGCTGGCCTACCGCCCCCTGGGCGACTACATGGCCCGCGTCTACTCCTCCGAGAAGCACTACAAGCCGGAGAAGTGGATCTACAAGGCCATCGGCGCCAATCCGTCGGCCGAGATGCGCTGGCCCGCCTACCTGCGCGGCGTCCTCGCCTTCTCCGCGGTCAGCGTCCTCTTCCTCTACGCCCTCCAGCGCGCCCAGGGCATCCTGCCCGGCTCGCTTGGATTCGCCGCGATCGACCCGGACCAGGCCTTCAACACCGCCGCGTCGTTCGTGGCGAACACGAACTGGCAGTCGTACTACGGCGAGCAGGCCATGGGCCACGTCGTGCAGACCGGCGGCCTGGCGGTGCAGAACTTCGTTTCCGCGGCCGTGGGCATGACCGTCGCGGTGGCCCTCGTACGGGGCTTCGCGCGCTCCCGCACCGGAGAGCTCGGCAACTTCTGGGCGGACCTGGTCCGCGGCACCGTACGCATCCTGCTGCCGATCTCGGTGATCGGCGCGATCGTCCTGGTCGCCTGCGGCGCCATCCAGAACTTCGCCGGCATCCACGAGGTCGGCCAGTTCATGGGCGGCACGCAGCAGTGGAACGGCGGCGCGGTCGCCTCCCAGGAGGTCATCAAGGAGCTGGGCACGAACGGCGGCGGCTACTTCAACGCCAACTCGGCCCACCCCTTCGAGAACCCGACCCCCTTCTCGAACCTCTTCGAGATCTTCCTGATCCTGCTCATCCCGTTCGCGATGACCCGCACCTTCGGCCGGATGGTCGGCAACCTGCGCCAGGGCTACGCGATCCTCGCCACCATGGGCGTCATCTGGGTCGGCTTCACCGCGCTGATGATGTGGACCGAGTTCGCCCACCACGGCCCGGCGCTGCAGGCCGCGGGCGGGGCGGTGGAGGGCAAGGAGACCCGCTTCGGCATCGGAGCCTCCGCGATCTTCTCCGTCGCCACCACGCTCACCTCGACCGGCGCGGTCAACTCCTTCCACTCCTCCTACACCGGTCTGGGCGGCGGCATCCAGCTGCTGGGGATGCAGCTCGGCGAGATCGCACCCGGCGGTGTGGGCTCCGGCCTCTACGGCATCCTGATCATGGCGATCATCGCGGTGTTCATCGCCGGCCTGATGGTCGGCCGGACCCCCGAGTACCTCGGCAAGAAGATCAGCACCCGCGAGATCAAGCTCGCCGCCTGCTACATCCTCATCACCCCGGCGCTCGTCCTCTGCTTCACCGCGGCCGCGATGGCCCTGCCCACCCCGGGCAACTCGATGGCCAACCCGGGCGCGCACGGCTTCTCCGAGATCCTCTACGCCTACACCTCGGGCGCCAACAACAACGGCTCCGCGTTCGCCGGTCTGAACGCCGACACCCAGTGGTTCAACAGCACCATCGGCATCGCCATGCTGCTCGGCCGCTTCCTGCCCATGGTGTTCGTCCTCGCGCTCGCCGGCTCGCTCGCCGCGCAGAAGCCCGTCCCCGAGACCGCGGGCACCCTCCGTACCGACAAGCCGCTCTACGCGGGCCTGCTCGTCGGCACGATCCTCATCATCACCGGTCTGACCTACTTCCCGGCCCTGGCGCTGGGTCCGCTCGCCGAAGGGCTCGCATCATGA
- the kdpF gene encoding K(+)-transporting ATPase subunit F, which yields MNAEDIVGLLVAVSLLGYLVLALVYPERF from the coding sequence GTGAACGCCGAAGACATCGTCGGTCTCCTCGTGGCCGTCTCCCTGCTCGGATACCTCGTCCTCGCCCTTGTGTACCCGGAGAGGTTCTAG
- the kdpB gene encoding potassium-transporting ATPase subunit KdpB, giving the protein MPPAAAQHVPPGLGTPPRTPTDRPSRKRSGQVKVVDPELLAASAREAVGKLHPRELVKKPVLFVVAVGSVLTTLSALIHPSVFTWVISVWLWLTVLFANLAEAVAEGRGRAQAESLRKARTDTVAVRLNHWTYGANLNHAETEVVTPAELQPFDFVLVEAGEPVPADGDVVDGAAMVDESAVTGESAPVLRESGGDRSGVTGGTTVLSDSIVVRVTSRPGNSFIDRMIALVEGATRQKTPNEIALNILLAALTVIFVLVVVAIQPMAAHAHAAQSTTVLVALLVTLIPTTIGALLSAIGIAGMDRLVQRNVIAMSGRAVEAAGDVNTLLLDKTGTITRGNREAAAFIPLPGVDHIKLADAAQLSSLADETPEGRSVVALAQQYGLRPAAPEDLSNPRFTEFSARTRMSGVNLSWDNGAGCAIRKGAVTQVCDWVAARGGTAPPQAVQWSATVSQSGGTPLLVAVHDWDGPRVLGIIHLKDVVKEGIRERFEELRQMGIRTVMVTGDNELTARAIAVEAGVDEYLAEATPEDKMALIKREQAGGKLVAMTGDGTNDAPALAQADVGVAMNTGTSAAKEAGNMVDLDSNPTKLIEIVEIGKQLLITRGALTTFSITNDVAKYFAIIPAMFTAAYPGLEALNIMGLSSPTSAITSAIIFNALIIVALIPLALRGVRYKPASAHDLLRRNLGVYGLGGLILPFVGIKLIDLVVSTVPGLG; this is encoded by the coding sequence ATGCCTCCCGCCGCCGCGCAGCACGTTCCTCCGGGTCTCGGGACACCTCCGCGGACTCCGACCGACCGACCGTCCCGGAAACGCTCCGGCCAGGTGAAGGTCGTGGATCCCGAGCTCCTCGCCGCCTCTGCACGGGAGGCCGTCGGCAAGCTCCATCCGCGCGAACTGGTCAAGAAACCGGTGCTGTTCGTCGTAGCCGTCGGGTCCGTCCTGACCACGCTCTCGGCGCTCATCCACCCGTCCGTCTTCACCTGGGTGATCAGCGTCTGGCTCTGGCTGACGGTCCTGTTCGCCAACCTCGCCGAGGCCGTCGCCGAGGGCCGGGGCCGGGCTCAGGCGGAGTCGCTGCGCAAGGCGCGTACCGACACCGTCGCGGTCCGGCTGAACCACTGGACGTACGGGGCCAACCTGAACCACGCGGAGACCGAGGTGGTCACGCCGGCCGAGCTCCAGCCCTTCGACTTCGTGCTCGTCGAAGCCGGCGAGCCGGTCCCGGCCGACGGTGACGTGGTCGACGGGGCCGCGATGGTGGACGAGTCGGCCGTCACCGGCGAATCGGCCCCCGTCCTACGGGAATCGGGCGGCGACCGGTCCGGCGTCACCGGCGGCACGACCGTGCTGTCCGACTCGATCGTCGTACGGGTCACCTCGCGTCCGGGCAACAGCTTCATCGACCGGATGATCGCCCTGGTCGAGGGCGCCACCCGGCAGAAGACCCCGAACGAGATCGCGCTGAACATCCTGCTGGCCGCACTCACGGTCATCTTCGTCCTGGTGGTCGTCGCCATCCAGCCGATGGCCGCCCACGCGCACGCCGCACAGTCCACGACCGTCCTGGTCGCCCTCCTGGTCACCCTCATCCCCACCACGATCGGCGCTCTCCTGTCGGCGATCGGCATCGCGGGCATGGACCGGCTCGTCCAGCGGAACGTCATCGCGATGAGCGGACGCGCCGTGGAGGCGGCCGGAGACGTGAACACCCTCCTCCTCGACAAGACCGGCACCATCACGCGCGGGAACCGGGAGGCGGCAGCGTTCATCCCGCTGCCCGGCGTCGACCACATCAAGCTGGCGGACGCCGCCCAGCTGTCCTCGCTCGCCGACGAGACGCCCGAGGGCAGGTCCGTCGTCGCCCTCGCCCAGCAGTACGGGCTCCGGCCGGCCGCCCCGGAGGACCTCAGCAATCCGCGGTTCACCGAGTTCAGCGCCCGCACCCGGATGAGCGGTGTGAACCTGAGCTGGGACAACGGCGCGGGTTGCGCCATCCGCAAGGGCGCGGTGACGCAGGTCTGCGACTGGGTGGCGGCGCGCGGTGGGACCGCACCGCCGCAAGCGGTGCAGTGGTCGGCCACGGTGTCGCAGTCCGGGGGCACGCCCCTGCTGGTGGCGGTCCACGACTGGGACGGCCCGAGGGTGCTCGGGATCATCCATCTCAAGGACGTGGTCAAGGAGGGGATCCGGGAGCGGTTCGAGGAACTGCGGCAGATGGGGATCCGTACGGTCATGGTGACCGGCGACAACGAGCTGACGGCCCGCGCCATCGCCGTCGAGGCGGGCGTCGACGAGTACCTCGCCGAGGCCACTCCCGAGGACAAGATGGCCCTGATCAAGCGGGAGCAGGCCGGCGGCAAGCTCGTCGCGATGACCGGTGACGGTACGAACGACGCACCGGCCCTGGCCCAGGCCGACGTCGGCGTGGCCATGAACACGGGCACCTCGGCCGCCAAGGAGGCCGGGAACATGGTGGACCTGGACTCCAACCCCACCAAACTCATCGAGATCGTCGAGATCGGCAAGCAGCTGCTGATCACACGCGGCGCCCTCACCACGTTCTCGATCACGAATGACGTGGCGAAGTACTTCGCGATCATCCCGGCCATGTTCACCGCGGCCTACCCGGGCCTCGAAGCCCTCAACATCATGGGCCTGAGCAGCCCGACCTCCGCCATCACCTCGGCGATCATCTTCAATGCGCTGATCATCGTCGCCCTCATCCCGCTCGCCCTGCGCGGCGTCCGCTACAAGCCCGCCTCCGCACACGACCTGCTGCGCCGAAACCTCGGCGTCTACGGCCTCGGCGGCCTGATCCTGCCCTTCGTCGGCATCAAACTCATCGATCTCGTGGTGTCCACCGTCCCCGGCCTCGGCTGA